CCTCACGGTGGGGCTGGCGTGCTCGGGCTCAGTGCTGCGGTGGTGCGGCCGTCCTGGGTCGCAACCTACCCCTGCGACGGTGCCCGCACGACCCTGCGGGGCAGGGAGCGTGCGGGCACCGGTCGGGGTTACTGCTAGTGCGTGACGGCTCCCTCGGCGCCGGCCCCGGTCAGGGACCGGACCTCCAGCTCCTCGTACGCCGCCACCGCCGCGGGGTCGTTCGAGGTGACCGTGCCGAGCCAGCCGAACAGGAAGCCGGCCGGGATCGAGATGATCCCGGGGTTGCTCAGCGGGAACCACGACCAGTCGTGGCCGGTGAACAGCGCGGTCTCGCTGCCGGAGACCACCGGCGAGGAGGCGACCAGCACCAGCGAGGTGAGCAGTCCGCCGTAGATCGCCCAGGTGGCGCCGCGGGTGTTGAACCGGCGCCAGAACAGGTTGAACAGCAACGACGGCAGGTTCGCCGAGGCGGCGACCGCGAAGGCCAGCGCCACCAGGAACGCGATGTTGAGCTTCTGCGCCGGGATCGCCAGCGCGATGGAGATGCCGCCGATGACGAACGCGGCGATCCGGGCGACCTTCACCTCGTCCTTCTCCGACGCGGTGCCGCGCTTGAAGACGCTGGCGTAGAGGTCGTGCGCCACCGACGACGCCGAGGTCAGCGTCAGGCCGGCGACCACCGCGAGGATGGTCGCGAAGGCGACCGCCGAGATCAGCGCGAGCAGCACCGCGCCGCCGGTCGTCCCGGCTCCGCCGCCGACAGCCTCGGCCAGCAACGGTGAGGCCAGGTTGCCGCCGCTCTTGGCCACGGCGCTCTCCGGGCCGGTGTCGAGCAGGGCCGCGGCACCGAAGCCGAGGACCAGCGTCATCAGGTAGAACAGGCCGATGAGGGTGATCGCCCACAGCACCGAGGTCCGGGCGTCCTTGGCCGTCGGCACCGTGTAGAACCGGATCAGGATGTGCGGCAGGCCGGCGGTGCCGAGCACCAGGGCCAGGGCCAGGCTGATGAAGTCGATCTTGCTGGTCAGGTTCACGCCGTACTTGAGACCCGGGTTGAGGAACGCGTCTCCCTTGCCGGTGTTCTGCGCCGCGGCGCCGAGCAGGTCGGAGATGTTGAAGTTGAACTTCGCCAGCACCAGGACGGTGATCAGGATGGTGCCGGCCATCAGCAGCACGGCCTTGACGATCTGCACCCAGGTGGTGCCCTTCATGCCGCCCACGGTGACGTAGAAGATCATCAGCAGGCCGACGCCCACGATCGTGAAGTTCTTCAGCGACTCGCTCTCCACCCCGAGCAGCAGCGCCACCAGCGAGCCGGCGCCGACCATCTGGGCGAGCAGGTAGAAGACCGAGACCACCACGGTCGAGGTCGCCGCCGCGGTGCGCACCGGGCGCTGACGCATCCGGTAGGCGAGCTGGTCGGCCATCGTGTAGCGGCCGGAGTTGCGCAGCAGCTCGGCGACGAGCAGCAGTGCCACCAGCCAGGCGACCAGGAACCCGATCGAGTACAGGAAGCCGTCGTAGCCGTTGAGCGCGATCGCGCCGGAGATGCCCAGGAACGACGCGGCCGACATGTAGTCGCCGGAGATCGCCATGCCGTTCTGGACGCCGCTGAACGAGCGGCCGCCGGCGTAGAAGTCCGCCGCGCCGCTGGACTGGCGGCTCGCCCAGAAGGTGATGCCGACCGTGATCGCGACGACCACGAGGAACAGCACGGTGGTGAGGTGCTCGGTGCTCATCGGCCGACCTCCGCGTCGTAGCGCCGCTCCAGGGTCCGCGCCAGTGGGTCGAGCGCCTTCGCGGCGTGCCGGGAGTAGAGCCAGGCGATGAGGAACGTCGAGGCGAACTGCAGCAGCCCGAGCACGAGGGCGACGTTGATGTTGCCGACGACCTTGAGGGACATGAAGTCGTTGGCCCAGATCGAGAGGATCACGTAGAGCAGGTACCAGGCGAGGAAGGCGACGGTCCACGGGATCGCGAACGCGCGGTAGGC
The DNA window shown above is from Nocardioides mesophilus and carries:
- a CDS encoding solute symporter family protein; translation: MSTEHLTTVLFLVVVAITVGITFWASRQSSGAADFYAGGRSFSGVQNGMAISGDYMSAASFLGISGAIALNGYDGFLYSIGFLVAWLVALLLVAELLRNSGRYTMADQLAYRMRQRPVRTAAATSTVVVSVFYLLAQMVGAGSLVALLLGVESESLKNFTIVGVGLLMIFYVTVGGMKGTTWVQIVKAVLLMAGTILITVLVLAKFNFNISDLLGAAAQNTGKGDAFLNPGLKYGVNLTSKIDFISLALALVLGTAGLPHILIRFYTVPTAKDARTSVLWAITLIGLFYLMTLVLGFGAAALLDTGPESAVAKSGGNLASPLLAEAVGGGAGTTGGAVLLALISAVAFATILAVVAGLTLTSASSVAHDLYASVFKRGTASEKDEVKVARIAAFVIGGISIALAIPAQKLNIAFLVALAFAVAASANLPSLLFNLFWRRFNTRGATWAIYGGLLTSLVLVASSPVVSGSETALFTGHDWSWFPLSNPGIISIPAGFLFGWLGTVTSNDPAAVAAYEELEVRSLTGAGAEGAVTH
- a CDS encoding DUF485 domain-containing protein — encoded protein: MAEPTQTPHQTSGHAVYRDLAATDEFHRLRKAYRAFAIPWTVAFLAWYLLYVILSIWANDFMSLKVVGNINVALVLGLLQFASTFLIAWLYSRHAAKALDPLARTLERRYDAEVGR